CCATCTCATCTAAGAAACTGTTAACTTTTCAGTGCTTTGCAGAGGATGAGAGCCATGGAGGCTACCTTGTCAAAAGCCAGCTGTGTGTATACGGACTGCCCCGCCATGGCCACAAAACTCCGTTCTATGACCCACAATACAGAGGAACGGGCCCGTACACTGAAGAATCAAGTTGCATTTCTTCTTCAGCTAGCTGGAAGGACAACCCCCAAAGGCCTGCATTGCCTGTCCATGCAGTTGACCACTGAATACTTTGCCCTGCAGCCCAAGGAGCAGGAGTACCCTAATCAACAGAAAATGCTTGATCCCGACCTCTATCACTTTGCTGTTTTCTCTGACAATGTTTTGGCTTGTGCTGTGGTTGTGAACTCGACGATTTCCACCTCCAGGGTAAGCTTCCTGAGGTTTATTTGTTGCCATATAATGTCTAGAGCATACTTCAGAGCGTTCTCTTCTATTCCAGATATCATTTCACCCATGTATAGCTCTCACATCAGCTTCAGATTTTTCCTTTAGATATGAACCTATAGTTTGATGTGTCAATGGTGTCGATGTAACTGGAAAGCAATATGATTAGGTGATGAGATGAAGGGACTGGACTGAACATTTGACACAAGTCGAATTATTTCTGATGACAATGAATGTCGGAACATGCACATTGCAGCAATTAGGTTTGTTCGTGAAACCTAAATATACAAAAAGTAGAAAGTCCCTAGTTGCCCTGTGCCATCACATGTTAGCTAATAGCATGAGAATTGCAAGTGAACTGTTTGATAATCTATATGGACACGTGTTGTTAAGTCTTTCTTAAAGCAAAGTTTGTACATGCTGATGACACATTGAGTTCTGAACAATCTTTGCTTTGCAGGAACCAGAGAAGATAGTCTTTCACGTAGTGACGGATTCTCTAAACCTCCCAGCAATTTCGATGTGGTTCTTATTAAACCCTCCTGGTAAATCTGCAATGCAGATCCAGAGCATAGACTCTTTTGAATGGTTGTCAGTGAGGTACAATGTAACACTGGAGAAGCAGAACTCCCATGACCTAAGATACACCTCTGCACTGAACCACCTTCGTTTCTATCTGCCAGACATGTTCCCTAATCTGAATAAGATCTTGCTACTTGACCATGATGTGGTAGTACAAAGGGATTTGACACAACTTTGGAGCGTCAATATGAAGGGGAAAGTAAATGGAGCAGTGGAGACTTGTCAGGAAGGTGAACCCTCATTCCGGCGGATGGATATGTTCGTGAACTTTTCAGACCCATCTATTGTAAATAGGTTTGATCGCAATTCATGCACGTGGGCTTTTGGACTGAACGTGTTTGATCTTCAAGAGTGGAGGAGACGAAATCTAACTGGTGTCTACCACAAATATCTCCAATTGGTATAGTTCAATCTTCAAACCTTTTCTTATAAGTTACTCTCATGCTATCATTTACCCGCGGGATTCAAGCTATTTTTCTGTTGACTTGTCAGGCTAGACTGCGAGAGTACTCGCGTACAGTATTGTCAATTCTCGTTGGATCCTTTTGTATTTATGGAGATTATTTTCCGTGTTCCTAGATCTGACAATGTTTTTGTATGTCGTTGCTTTCTTATTGACACTTAGTTCACTCAAACGTTAACTTCCTCTCCTGCCCTCTAAAGAAAATACAATGAGATGTAGCGGAAGGGAATCGGAATTTGCGATTAGTATGGGAGTACAGCTCCACCACGTTAGTTGCGTGGTACTTACAAAGTTGCGTTGCAGCTTTCATTTTTTGTAACCTGACATTTGATGTTTGATTCTGTTTCTCATATGTTGGGATGCTTTCGAGTCTAGGTTACATTCATTTTAGGTCATGGGTTTGTTCTTGCTCATTAATAGAACTCTACACATGgctcttttttgtcttctaaTGGTGTAATATAGTTCATACGATTTCTCTTTTATAATGAGCAATTGAACACAAAGAAGTATGCTAACTACGGTTTCCATTGGGGTCGATGCAGGGATATGTAAGGCCGTTGTGGCTGGCAGGTAGTTTGCCGTTAGGTTGGGTTACCTTCTACAACTACACAGTGGGTTTGGACAGGACGTGGCATGTACTTGGGTTAGGTTATGAATCCGGTGTCAGGAGGGGAGACATTGAACAAGCAGCAGTGATACACTTCGACGGGCTTATGAAGCCTTGGTTGGATATTGGGCTTGAGATATACAAGGAATACTGGAGGAAACATGTCAACTATGAAAGCCACTTTCTCCAACAGTGCAATATACATCCATAATTAAAACCTACACCAGGAGATGCCTGAATTTTGACCCGCTTTACCACAGATTCGTTGCTCTTTTGATCGAGGAACTGCATATAATTCTTTTTCTCATTCTTCCACAATTTTGCTGTGGAATTTTGACTGCATAATTGGCGCCGAGTCAAATACTAGCTATAATAGGGATAAAAAGGGAGTCCTTTACAGTTAGTTAATCTGCAGGTACTTGTATGTACATAACTCATAATAGGTGAATTCGATAGGAAATTTATATGACCtgattctttgtttttcaagtGATATTGAAACCAATCATATTGCTGCAAGAATATACTATTGTCATGTGCTTACACTCAACAGGTTCCAGTTTGCTTTTGTGGCCAAGGCCCGTGGCTACATTTTTTGGCtgaagttggtcgaaagtgGGATTAGAAACCAAACAATGCTGTCGATATTGTCTCGCATCTACTACCCTGAGTTGTGTATTTCTCTACTTGAAAGTGTAACAGTGTTTGAGTGATTATAGTCAGTGCCCAGTGGTCATTGCCAAGAGATGTCCCAATCACATTTATGTGATGGTGAAAAGAGTTGGGCCATCACGTGGCAATGCTTCAGgaatattgaataatttttcttgtttgaggCAAGATCTGATCTGAATGATGAGCATAGTCCAAGTTCCCGTCTTTGTTTAATAGAATGAAGATTTTGGAGGAGGCATTTGAGTTCAAACACGAACAAATTGGTTCAAGATCCTTATATATATTCCAATCAAACTTCACATTAACTTCAGAGGTTTCATAAATTTCTATCGTTTACTAAAGTATAAATTTACACAAGCTTGATTCGATTAAAGCTCAAATTCGACCAATAAATTCAAACATTATTCGTAACTTGTCAAATTTTAGAATCAAACTTGAAAAACTACAACTTGTcaaattttgtagtttttcaAGTTTGATTCCAAAATTTGACAAGTTACGAATAATGTTTGAATTTATTGGTCGAATCTGATCTTTAAGTAATTGGTACACATAAGTAATTGATTTCCTAATAAACGCTATCATTTGTTTATAActgaattgtgttttttttttctttttcttcctgtAGGTGTATTTACGATATCACCTTTTctataaatcaaaaaaattaaaaaatgaacggATAATGTTCGTAACATCATAGTACTTAATAGTTGGGCAGGGGTTGGGTGAATCCCGGTtcctttaagaaaaataaaaattaattttttgaattaaaggtttAAGTATTACTCCTTGTGAGAGAATGTATTgtcttataaaataaataaaaaataagaatatctcgtaaaataaaaataagtacttaaaaaataaaaatattagcAAATCTAAGATAATAAAACCCCGGTTGCCGAGAAAACAATAACCCGGAATTCTGGTGCTTCCTCCCACATGTGTCCTCCGTGTGGAACCCATATACAGAGAGAATGAAGTATATTGTTCATATACTTTGtaagtattgaataatttttgctCCCGGAAACCGATGTACTCTTCCCCACAGCTACCCCTGGCCCGTGTGCCCACCTCCGCCATGGACAGACCCGAATCCGGAGGACTCGAATCGTCTCTGCTCCAACTCATCAACGATCATCACCACCACTCTCTCTCAACCCGCGAACACGCCGGTGAATGAGTTCCCCTCTCTCTCGTCGTCTTATTAAATATTCATAAGTTTTGGATCTActgtttcttaaaaaaaactgactggggctttttttttttttggtgatttcttATTGGGTGGTTGGGGGTAAACAGAGAAAGCGAAGAAGGCGGCAATTAGGAGTGCGGTGCGGGTGTCGGATCTGCTGGTGGATGCAGTGAACGGAGGAGTCCAAGAATCGTTCGTGAACGAGAAGCGGATCGAGCTGGAAATTAGGGCACTGGCGGTTACCGTCGTGCGTTTTGCCAAGCAGACCGACCAGTGGCTTGCGGCTTCTCATACCATCAACACTGCTGTCAAGGTCCACAATTTCGTTATCCAACCACTTTCTGTAGTACAGACGCTTGAGGTTTATCTAATTTTTACGTGCTTAGAATCTTTTTGTATTTCGTGGCGTTTTAATCTTCTTGTTTTAGTCTGGAATTGGAGCTGTagattagagcatctccaacccttattCATATTTTAACTTAAACtaagtaaaagcttcatttggttAGCACTCCAATGGGTAAATCCAAATCGAAGTACCAATTTAAGTAAAAGTTGCATTAACGGCGTGAATGCGTGATtgtgattttttattattatcagaAGCACAACTTGCATTCAATAAAGCAGATATGGAGGTACAACCAAGCCCGAAACACCAACGATATACAATAAACACGAAGAGACGAACTTATGTCTAAATCCTAAACGCGAGCCTCAAACTCTCTACTTAACCGACAATAAAATTCGGCAGCTAAAAATTAGAAGAGGGGAAATTTTGGGGGGAAAAGTGATTTGAGAGAAAGATTTCCCTTTTGTTGTTATCTTCGGTTTTATTTAGGACTGGTTGTTTGATTTTATCAAGGGTGAAAATTAGAAGAGGCAGCTGAACCGCACTGTTTGTAAAAAGGTTTTTTTGATAACTGAGCGTGTCTGGGCTAAGCATACACGCGCCTGACAGCTCAACTAATCCTGTTGGCCAATGTGATTGTTCAATTTCGTATTATATGAtgcatgaaaaatgaaaattagggGCAAAATTTACGGGGATAAGCTGTTTGTTATGTGGATATATAGAATGCTGATGTATATGGTTAGGTTTCCATAAGAATTTGAACTGGGAACATTGGCTTTTTCGGTGGGATGTTTTCCGAAACTATGCACTCTAGTCTCCTAATCTCGTTGTTTTGGGAGTGGTGTTTATTAAGCATGTGGTAAGTTCCTGATTCCTTGCACTTACATGGCTTTCAATTTACAAAACATTGAAGACATTTGCAGGGGACTGACTGGGTCCTGATTACTGAGATTCAGTGTGGGTGTTGCTTACACAGGAAATTGGTGATTTTGAGAACTGGATGAAGACCATGGAATTCGATTGTAAAAGCATCAGTGCCGCGATATGCAACATTCACCAAGCGTAATCCCATCGCGAAATATCCATCCTTTGTGTTCATATCCGCAATGGCGCAGTTTATGATCTAAGGGATGAGATTGGCAAAGGTTTGAACAGCTGCAGGATAGATGTTGGTGGTgctttcactttctttttttcttgcttctttttgGAATCCAGTGCCCATTTCTCTTTGCGGTAGTTCCTTAAACTAGTGGGGCTGGCTGGCGTTGGTAGTCTTAGTTTATGCTATTTATGCACGTCTTGGGTATCATGTATTTACGTCGTTTCCAAGCTCAATACCCAACAGAGAAGCAAATTCATGGTGTGAATCGCGAAATGCTTAATTCTAATTCTTCAATTTATCTTTGATCTTTGTGTTGAGTCATGTTGGACGATGGAGGAGCCTCCCTTCGGTTGATAGTGTTTCAGGAATACCTCTAACGAAAACGACAAACGACTATTACCCGGAAGCTTGGTTGAAAAACAGAGCCATATGCTACTGTGTGGGGTAAAACCAGGGACTTTGAACCAGGAACTTCGTCGCCCTGATCAACAACCTCCTTGGCGTAGCGTTGGTTCAAAAAGTTTGCTTTCTTAGCACCGAGAATTACAGACATGGCGTGATGCAACCCAATGAGCAAAACTAGTTCAATGCTGTCCCCAAAAATTTTGGTTCCAGCATGCGTTGGTCCAAAGAGACAAGAGTTGAGCCCTCGACTGGTCAAGACAATTTGATTTGTAAATATTATACCAGTTGGATAATTAATTTGAGTCTAAAATTTGATGACCAATGTTTACCCAAAGTACTACTCCAGTATATTACACGGACACCTCAAGTGTGCCAATTACCAATGATATTTGAGATCCATTCAGTGATGCATGACCTTATAGTCATGGGCAGAAATATGGTCACTATACCTTAGTGTTGCAAAATAATCTCCGAAAAAAGGACGacaaaaatattactactaATGTGGAAATGCACGATCCTTTAATCTTGACTTTTTTATACTATCAATCTTCAAGAAAACTAGTACATTCTTAGATAGAATGACAGTATTAATAAAGAAATAATCAATCAATCATGTGAGAGCCCACAACAACTTAATCAAGCCCAATGCAAAACCTAATAGCAGCAGACAAAGAAATAAATGCTCTTata
The sequence above is a segment of the Rhododendron vialii isolate Sample 1 chromosome 13a, ASM3025357v1 genome. Coding sequences within it:
- the LOC131314233 gene encoding probable galacturonosyltransferase 6, which codes for MKQVHRCTRILILSLLSVSVFVPIFLLSNTLRHFNSESEEYIADLSTIKYRTDALKLTAIEKEEGENIEEPPLIVYKDGDISSVVTNTADRSNMFDQSGNAKGSTDLSERNGTNQDTKEDYQQIQLEKPSSEQLKQPTVPQSPDVQSQTRRVLDEKVKEMKDQLIRAKAYLKFAPPTSNSQLVRELKLRLRELDRALGDSRKDSDLSRGALQRMRAMEATLSKASCVYTDCPAMATKLRSMTHNTEERARTLKNQVAFLLQLAGRTTPKGLHCLSMQLTTEYFALQPKEQEYPNQQKMLDPDLYHFAVFSDNVLACAVVVNSTISTSREPEKIVFHVVTDSLNLPAISMWFLLNPPGKSAMQIQSIDSFEWLSVRYNVTLEKQNSHDLRYTSALNHLRFYLPDMFPNLNKILLLDHDVVVQRDLTQLWSVNMKGKVNGAVETCQEGEPSFRRMDMFVNFSDPSIVNRFDRNSCTWAFGLNVFDLQEWRRRNLTGVYHKYLQLGYVRPLWLAGSLPLGWVTFYNYTVGLDRTWHVLGLGYESGVRRGDIEQAAVIHFDGLMKPWLDIGLEIYKEYWRKHVNYESHFLQQCNIHP
- the LOC131314234 gene encoding biogenesis of lysosome-related organelles complex 1 subunit 1 — protein: MYSSPQLPLARVPTSAMDRPESGGLESSLLQLINDHHHHSLSTREHAEKAKKAAIRSAVRVSDLLVDAVNGGVQESFVNEKRIELEIRALAVTVVRFAKQTDQWLAASHTINTAVKEIGDFENWMKTMEFDCKSISAAICNIHQA